The DNA segment TTTTTTTAATTTTGAACGGTTTCTGTTTCTTTGAGACTTTAAAGCAATAATAGTTATAACGGATGCTGACCTGCACCGGCATTTAACGTTATGGATATAACAAACCAAAAAAATCATATATATTTTCAGAGCAATTCATCACTTATGAAAAAAATTTTCTTCACGGCTGTTCTGGTGGTTCTGGTTATGTTCGTATTCTTATCGGGATGTACCGGAGACAGTAGTTCAGGCTCGAAGCCTGCGGCGACGCAGACCCCGGAACAGACCACACCTTCAGCCACATCTACGGAATCAGATTTCTCATTGACTCCTACAGCTACTGATAAAATGCCATCAGGCCTGGGAGTAGTCGTAAACGCGGAAAAAGATCCGATTGACGGCAAAGTTACGGTAATCTCAAGAGGAGGACCAGGACTTTATATGGCAAACAACATCAACGTAAAATTATATCTATCTACAGGTGAGACAGTAGAGAAAAATATATCGCCTGACGTCAATTCAGAGGCTGTATTTACAGAAGGAACGAAGGGCGACGACAGGGTGGTTGCAGTAGTCTCTATGGACAACGGGGAATCGTATAAGATTCTTGATGAAGTCTTAAAGTACAGATAAAGATCAAATAACAAATAAAATATTAAATCTCTTTTGAGATTACTTTCCATCTCAGCAGGACACCGTCGTCAATTTTGTCCATGTCTATGAGAGAGAGCTTTGGAAACTCTTCTTCCTTTAAATATCCGTCCCCGTCAACCGGAGTGGGAGACTTTTCGCCTCCGATTATTACATTTCCTATACATGTGTAGATCTCATCAACAAGACCTTCCCTAAAAAGTGACCATATGAGAGTGCCGCCACCTTCGACCATAACTGACCTGACACCGTTTTCATACAGAGCCTCCATAAGACATGCAATGTCAACTCTATTTTCTCCTCCGACAAATATATCCGCAAATTCATTTAATGACTTAAGATTCTCTCCCAAGGCATTTTCAGATACTGCTATGACCCTTGGTCCTTCCCCCTTGTGAAGGATTTCAGCATCAACCGGAGTCCTCGCGTTGCTGTCAATAACAATTCTCAGCGGGTTCTCATCACGCCCTCTGGCGATTCTCCTGTCTTTATGGGACTGCGATTTCACAGTAAGAGAAGGATTGTCCGCAAGAATTGTCCCGACCCCGACCATAATGGCGTCTGCATCCGATTTAATGACATCAACACGGGAAAAGTCATCATTTCCTGATATTTTTACCTGCCTTCTTTCTACAGTAGAGAGTTTCCCGTCTGCACTCATTGCTAAATTCACAAAAACAAAAGGGCGCATAATAACCTGTTTAATTAATAGGGCATTATCTTTATCAATCTTTGTTACCCGGACTAAAAAATAATCTAGGGGAATATCAAAAAAATCCACAATAAAAAAGAAGGTAATTATAACATTTTTTGAAATTAGATTTAATGTAAAAATTATTTTCTGAATTCAGGGTTATGTAAATAAATTACAATAGGCCTTCGCAGGGATAGACTGGCATCCCTGCAGAAGACTGAGATAGATATTATATAATGGATAATGGAGATTCTTGAGAAGATTACAAACAGAAGCTATCTATAATAATCTCTTAAAAACACATGAGATTATTTTTAGAGAACACTAAATAAGAATTATCCAGAATAAATTTATTTATTTAAGGATGTATCATTTTCTTGTAATCTTTTTAAATTGTTTATTTTTAGATTATTCAATATCTGTTCTGCCAAAATTTTGGCATTTTCACTATTCATCATGATTCTATTTACAGAAACTATTCTTTCTCCGTTTACTACTATACCGGGCAATGTTAAAAAGTCAATAAAAAAATCATTGCCTGTATTCAAAGTTGAACTCCCGTTACTATAAATAATATTTTCGTATTTTGGAGTGAAATCCTCTGAATCTGTAAGGTATAATTTTTCAGTAGATATTTTGAATAGACCTGTTCTTAGTTCCTTTAGATTTTTCTCATTTTCCTTTGCCATATATAATCACCCGTTCTTAAGGACTGCATCCTGCAATATTCGGATCATATTGCATAGTTTTATCCAGTTCCTGTTTAGTGAATCTATACTCACTACCCAGTACAGGATTAAATTGAATCGAAATCTCCTTTTTAGTCCTCTCAATGTTTGGTTTTACTAATAGTTCCTCCAATATTCCTCGAATTAATTTTTTTCCAATATTTGTTGATTGATAATATGACTTTTCTGAAATGCCAATGTCATCCATATTTTTTGATATTCTTCTAACTAATCCTGCTCTTGAAAGTTCCTTGAGATAACGATCTATTTCACCCGATGATGAAGTACCAAAGCATTTTTTAATCTCATTAAATTTCAACTCCTCATTTTTCAGAATTGCAATGTATATTGCAAATGCTTTATCCTTCGCTAATGGCTTTAATGAATTTCTAATCTCTAACGGAATCTCCGATAGGTACTCCTCAATTGCCTCATCTTTCATAATAATCACCTCTTTACTATGAAATGTTCTTCCCACAGAAATCTATAGATTGAAGTCTCAAAATTGAGACTTCTTACATATATGTAAGTTAACAAGAGATAAAAATATTATCACATGGTATTAATGGTATATCATGCCAGATAGAAAAGAGGATTTCTTTTCTCCATATAAATCTGATAAAATTTTCTTAGCAAGGGATAAATCAAAAGTAAAAATAGGTATATTTGGCTCATTTGATGACGATAAAAAATATGTTCTAGTATCAGTTAGAGATTTCCTAAAAAAAGAAGGATATAAAAATACAAAAATGTCATTGGATTGTCCACAACCCAAATCAAAAATAACAGACGAAGAAAATCTAGAGATTAGCGAAAAATTAATAGAGTATTCTAACATTCACATAATATTCTTTTTTCATGATGATAAAAATCCCCAATGCAATGAATCCGCAAAAATAGAATTATCAAAGATCGATGAGAGGCATAAAAAAAACGTTTTAATTTTCGCAGAGAATGGAACAACAAACGGTTCATTATGCAGAGGGATAATTGCACGGGGAAAACAAAATTCATGGGACAATGAAGACTTCAAAAAAGGAGATCTTGATTTTGTATTTGATACTGCAATTTCTTATTGTTATAATTGCCTATTAGAAGATTGCAGTGGATAAAAATTTAAAATTTGTATTTACTATTTAGTTAAAAGACCGAATTATGATTTATTTAAATCACGACTTTCGCCTTATTATAACGATTTTTACCGACTTTGAGCCTTATTTTTTTCAATCAGATTTTTCTGAACAAGCGTTAACGCCTAGGCTACAGAATCAGGGTCCGTTGCCATCTTTTTGTTCATAATGTAGATTTTGGCACCATATTTATCGAAGACGATATCACACCAGATCAGGGCGGCAGACTATGAAATCCTTGTCACGGACCATGCAATGCCGAAATAATCACACGGTCACGCGCAGGAACAGCCTTTTTGATAAGGTCCTTAACCTCACCGTAGGATTTCATCAGGTCCAGTTGTGTCCCTGTTGACGTCAGGCACTCTAGTATCCCTTCAGGATCTATATTCCCGGAAATCCGGGTCATGGAAGGTCTTTCCTGTCAGGATATAATCATGCTACATATTCTCTGCATACAGTTTACCAATGTTAAATGATTTTTTGCGGACTGCATTATCCCTATTTATAGATTTCAAAGGTATTCTGAAATCAGAACAAAAAATATTTAGAAGAAATCCTTTAACGGTTATTCTTCTAACAAACAGACATAAAAAAATTGCGAAGTTAAAACCGATAAGGCTTTAGACCTCAGAATCCTGATGCCTCAACCCGGATTTGAACCGGGGACAACCAGATCTTCAGTCTGGCGCTCTCCCAGGCTGAGCTATTGAGGCACTCAAATACCATTTGAGCAAATAATATTGGATATTCTGACTAATAAATGATTTGATTTGATGAAGATATAATAGTCAGGGAATTAATCTGTGTAAAAGATCTGACATTTTACCTGATTGAACAGACATAAATTTACATTATCTATAAATTATACTGAGATTGAAATATACAGGAATACCGATGTGCAGCAACAGAAGTAACAAAAAGGACAAAAACAATTTTTTTAAAGCGATAAACGAGAGAAAATCAAAGATTGTCCATCTGACACATAATGACCTCGATGCAGCCGGGTGCGATGCCATACACAGGATAAAATACGGTAAAACATTTACGATATGGTCCTCTGTCGGAAAATTTCTGACAAATCTGTCAGCCGTAAGCAAGGTCTCAGGAAAAGGAGATACCCTCAGTATATCCGATCTCGGGTACCAGAAAGGAGCGGCTGAAATAATAAAAAGCGCAAAGAAAAACGGTTGGGTTATAGAGTGGCGCGACCACCACAGGTGGAGTGACGAAGAAATATCTGAAATAAGTAAAATTTCAGATTACCTGTGCGTTGACACCGGGACATGTGCAACAGGGGTTGTTGCGCGTGATCTTATGCCGGAGGACAAATGGTCAAAAGATATCGCCCATGTAGTCTGCGACTACGACCTGTGGAGACACAACGACCCCAACTCGAAAATACTCGGGGAGGTCTGCACAAAAAGGAAATACCTCGACATGGTAAGGGACTGCCTTGAAAAAGGTAGTGTCACAAACGAAAAGATCCTGGAAATATATGAAAGTATATCGAAAGAAAAGAACGATTCAATAAGAAAAAGCCTTAAGCATACCAGAATTCTTGAGGGCAGATATAAAATCGCTTTTGCACCACTTTACGGATACCCCAGTGAAACAGCTCATGCAATAAGGGAAAAGCTTCACACCGATATAGAAGTAATAGTCTCCGAAAACGGTAAGTTTTCAATAAGGTCCGTTCCCCCGGTAAGCCACCTTATAGCAAAAAGCTTCAACGGCGGCGGACACCCCCCGGCAGCAGGTGGCAGTTTTAAGTTCACGCTTGCTGACAAAGTATCATTTCTGGTGCTGAAAAAGAACAGATATTACCAGATGCTTTTTAATGTGGCAGAAAAGACAAGCGAAGAATAAAAACCCAATCTGTTATCTTAAAACATAAGCCCTCTCCTTTAATTTTTTCCAGTAATCTTCTCCATACCCACTTACAAAACCGCCCATGCAAATGTTTTCAGGATCAAAACGGCTCAGGCACAGGTCAAGATCATCCCTCTCCCCGTCAATTACAGCCACATTTTTGATGTCATACTCGTTCATCAGCTCAAAAATTACACGCAGCCGGTTTTTACTTACGGCTATACTGTCCTGGTATTCAAGAACTGCTGCATATGTGCGGGAGTTCCCGTCGGGCGAAAAAAACAAAACATTGTCCTTCGAAAGCTC comes from the Methanomicrobium sp. W14 genome and includes:
- a CDS encoding DHH family phosphoesterase, which produces MCSNRSNKKDKNNFFKAINERKSKIVHLTHNDLDAAGCDAIHRIKYGKTFTIWSSVGKFLTNLSAVSKVSGKGDTLSISDLGYQKGAAEIIKSAKKNGWVIEWRDHHRWSDEEISEISKISDYLCVDTGTCATGVVARDLMPEDKWSKDIAHVVCDYDLWRHNDPNSKILGEVCTKRKYLDMVRDCLEKGSVTNEKILEIYESISKEKNDSIRKSLKHTRILEGRYKIAFAPLYGYPSETAHAIREKLHTDIEVIVSENGKFSIRSVPPVSHLIAKSFNGGGHPPAAGGSFKFTLADKVSFLVLKKNRYYQMLFNVAEKTSEE
- a CDS encoding 2,5-diamino-6-(ribosylamino)-4(3H)-pyrimidinone 5'-phosphate reductase; the protein is MRPFVFVNLAMSADGKLSTVERRQVKISGNDDFSRVDVIKSDADAIMVGVGTILADNPSLTVKSQSHKDRRIARGRDENPLRIVIDSNARTPVDAEILHKGEGPRVIAVSENALGENLKSLNEFADIFVGGENRVDIACLMEALYENGVRSVMVEGGGTLIWSLFREGLVDEIYTCIGNVIIGGEKSPTPVDGDGYLKEEEFPKLSLIDMDKIDDGVLLRWKVISKEI